In a genomic window of Flavobacterium lipolyticum:
- a CDS encoding HU family DNA-binding protein, producing MNKSELIDAIAADAGITKAAAKLALESFLGNVGATLKKGGRVSLVGFGSWSVSARAARDGRNPQTGKTIQIAAKNVVKFKAGAELEGAVN from the coding sequence ATGAACAAATCAGAATTAATCGATGCTATCGCTGCTGATGCAGGAATCACAAAAGCTGCGGCAAAATTAGCTTTAGAGTCATTTTTAGGGAACGTAGGAGCTACTCTAAAGAAAGGTGGGAGAGTTTCATTAGTAGGTTTTGGATCATGGTCTGTATCTGCTAGAGCTGCAAGAGACGGTAGAAACCCACAAACAGGAAAAACTATTCAAATCGCTGCGAAAAATGTTGTAAAATTCAAAGCTGGAGCTGAATTAGAAGGTGCAGTGAACTAA
- a CDS encoding YqgE/AlgH family protein codes for MISEKLKKGHLLIAEPSIIGDLSFNRSVILLADHNKEGSIGFIINKPLKYTINDLIPEIEASFKIYNGGPVEQDNLYFIHNIPELIPNSVEISNGIYWGGDFESTKDLINNGSISKNNIRFFLGYTGWDENQLENEMQGNSWIIADNNYKNKIIGKSTTHFWKEQIIELGGDYLIWSNAPENPYLN; via the coding sequence ATGATTTCAGAAAAATTAAAAAAAGGACACCTGCTTATTGCCGAGCCTTCTATAATTGGAGATTTATCATTTAATAGATCGGTAATTTTATTAGCAGACCATAACAAAGAAGGATCAATAGGATTTATCATTAATAAACCTTTAAAGTACACTATTAATGACCTGATTCCTGAGATTGAAGCCTCTTTCAAGATATATAACGGAGGTCCTGTTGAACAGGACAACCTTTATTTTATTCACAATATTCCAGAGTTAATCCCGAATAGTGTTGAGATTTCTAATGGAATTTATTGGGGAGGTGATTTTGAATCGACCAAGGACTTAATAAACAACGGATCTATCAGTAAAAATAACATTCGTTTTTTCTTAGGATATACCGGTTGGGATGAAAATCAGCTTGAGAATGAAATGCAGGGGAACTCCTGGATTATTGCCGATAATAATTATAAAAATAAAATTATCGGAAAATCAACCACCCATTTCTGGAAAGAGCAAATCATTGAACTTGGAGGCGATTACCTCATCTGGTCAAATGCACCTGAAAATCCATATCTGAATTAA
- a CDS encoding aminotransferase class IV: protein MINFNGNIVAEEDNILTQNRAFLYGDGVFETVKIINNKILFLEDHYFRLMASMRVVRMEIPMNFTMEYFEEQILNLVQQKGISASARARITVFRKEGGFYLPKTNEVSYLIHATVLEDVLYTLNSAEYEVDLYKDFYVTKQLLSSIKTTNKMINVTGSIFAHENGLANCILLNDTKNVVEVLQGNLFMVVGNKLITPPVSEGCLNGVMRKQILALAKKVEGIEVVEEIISPFDLQKADELFLTNVITGIQPITKYRKKDFTSNLAQLLLQKLNESISEN, encoded by the coding sequence ATGATTAATTTTAACGGAAATATAGTAGCAGAAGAAGATAATATATTAACTCAAAACCGCGCATTTTTATACGGAGATGGTGTTTTTGAAACAGTAAAAATTATCAATAATAAAATCTTGTTCCTGGAAGATCATTATTTCAGATTAATGGCTTCTATGCGTGTGGTTCGAATGGAAATTCCGATGAATTTTACCATGGAATATTTTGAAGAGCAGATTTTAAACCTTGTTCAGCAAAAAGGAATTTCGGCATCTGCCAGAGCCAGAATTACTGTTTTTAGAAAAGAGGGCGGGTTTTATCTGCCTAAAACAAATGAGGTTTCGTATTTGATTCACGCAACAGTACTTGAAGATGTTTTATATACTTTAAATTCAGCTGAATACGAAGTGGATTTGTATAAGGATTTTTATGTGACTAAGCAATTGTTATCGTCGATCAAAACTACTAATAAGATGATAAACGTTACCGGAAGTATTTTTGCTCATGAAAATGGTCTGGCCAATTGTATTTTGCTTAACGATACTAAAAATGTAGTTGAGGTATTACAGGGGAATTTATTTATGGTTGTGGGTAATAAACTGATAACTCCACCGGTTTCTGAAGGTTGTCTGAACGGTGTGATGCGCAAGCAGATTTTAGCTTTGGCTAAAAAAGTAGAGGGCATAGAAGTAGTGGAGGAAATAATTTCACCATTTGATCTTCAAAAAGCTGATGAATTATTTCTGACTAATGTGATCACGGGGATACAGCCGATCACGAAATATCGAAAAAAGGACTTTACAAGTAATTTGGCTCAGCTGTTGTTACAAAAGCTGAATGAATCCATTTCTGAAAATTAA
- a CDS encoding START-like domain-containing protein — protein MDPKIRYEIEFPINSSPQLLYQYISTPSGLSEWFADNVNSRGEFFTFIWNDSQEKARLASKKTGEKVKFKWVDESSKDTEYFFELHILVDELTKDVSLMVVDFADKEEVGEAKQLWENQISDLKHLIGSV, from the coding sequence ATGGATCCAAAAATACGTTACGAAATCGAGTTTCCGATCAATTCTTCGCCGCAACTATTGTATCAATATATATCAACTCCGTCAGGATTATCAGAATGGTTTGCTGATAATGTAAATTCAAGAGGAGAATTTTTCACTTTTATCTGGAACGACTCACAGGAAAAAGCGCGTTTGGCTTCCAAAAAAACAGGTGAAAAAGTCAAATTCAAATGGGTGGATGAAAGCAGTAAAGACACCGAGTATTTTTTTGAATTGCACATTCTGGTTGATGAACTTACCAAAGACGTATCGTTAATGGTAGTAGATTTTGCTGATAAAGAAGAAGTAGGAGAAGCTAAACAACTGTGGGAGAATCAGATCTCAGACCTGAAACATCTTATCGGATCTGTTTAG
- a CDS encoding tyrosine-type recombinase/integrase, translating into MKNLPNGCSCTELWVSPENWQTTTSKASLNKQWYVQCTYYDPLFKDKYPKGFPFRKKLNKFKTLDDRKAAAKILLQEIPKLFQDLGFNPITKQYMIEQVAEVIPEENYLTEICPETPFLIALKLAHESIKVADSTYKDIKYMLAKFNPAAEQLRYHELKISDVKRKHIRFTLDHLEKTEATFSAHKFNKYRGYLSTLFKELLEFEAVENDIVLQIQKRVHETKIRDILTEDERVRVNNHLKEHFPDFWRFTILFFHSGGRISELLNLKVEDVKLDQQKYQVFVKKGRQYKWVNRIIKDVALGFWIKSLYGANKNDYVFSVGLRPGPEKIRREQINRRWKTHVKDKLGITADFYALKHLNLDETTAILSLEDAAKMAGHKTISMVKNHYAVGEEERQFERLKGLQNKFA; encoded by the coding sequence ATGAAAAATTTACCTAATGGATGCTCATGCACTGAACTATGGGTATCGCCTGAAAACTGGCAAACAACAACATCAAAAGCTTCTTTAAACAAACAATGGTATGTACAATGTACTTACTATGATCCATTATTTAAAGACAAATACCCAAAAGGCTTTCCATTTCGAAAAAAACTAAATAAGTTCAAAACGTTAGACGATAGAAAGGCAGCCGCAAAAATACTACTTCAGGAAATCCCCAAGCTTTTCCAGGATCTCGGATTTAATCCAATCACTAAGCAATATATGATTGAACAAGTTGCTGAAGTTATTCCTGAAGAAAATTATTTAACTGAAATATGCCCCGAAACCCCCTTTTTAATTGCCCTTAAATTGGCACATGAAAGCATAAAAGTTGCTGACAGCACTTATAAGGATATAAAATACATGCTGGCAAAGTTTAATCCAGCGGCCGAACAACTCCGATATCATGAACTAAAAATTAGTGATGTAAAAAGGAAGCACATTAGGTTTACACTCGATCATCTTGAAAAAACAGAGGCTACCTTCTCAGCGCACAAATTCAATAAATATCGCGGCTATCTGTCAACTTTGTTTAAAGAACTCTTAGAATTTGAAGCTGTAGAAAATGATATTGTTCTTCAAATTCAAAAACGTGTCCATGAAACAAAGATCCGGGATATACTTACTGAAGATGAAAGGGTCCGCGTAAACAATCACTTAAAAGAACATTTCCCAGATTTTTGGAGATTTACAATTTTATTTTTCCATTCCGGTGGTCGAATATCGGAATTGCTAAATTTAAAAGTGGAAGATGTAAAATTAGATCAACAAAAGTATCAAGTTTTTGTTAAAAAGGGCAGACAATATAAATGGGTAAATCGTATAATTAAAGATGTTGCTTTAGGTTTTTGGATAAAATCTTTATATGGTGCAAATAAAAACGATTATGTTTTTTCGGTTGGCCTCCGACCAGGTCCCGAAAAAATACGTCGAGAACAAATTAATAGGCGATGGAAAACTCACGTAAAAGACAAACTCGGTATTACTGCTGACTTTTATGCTTTAAAGCACCTGAATTTAGACGAAACAACAGCTATACTTTCGCTGGAGGATGCTGCAAAAATGGCTGGGCATAAAACCATTTCAATGGTAAAAAATCATTACGCAGTAGGAGAAGAAGAGAGACAGTTCGAACGATTGAAAGGCCTTCAGAACAAATTTGCATAA
- a CDS encoding M15 family metallopeptidase, which translates to MITQKRLLEKYGVPNKTGAGYIVTIDLPYPMFLNWETKTYVKKISCHKLIAEKLIAVFQDILAHYGMQEIKRLQLDDFGGCFNYRLMRGGTELSVHSWGCAIDLDPDRNLLKETSKTARFARPEYKAMIDIFYKHGFESLGREKNYDWMHFQIKD; encoded by the coding sequence ATGATAACACAAAAAAGATTACTTGAAAAATACGGTGTACCTAATAAAACGGGTGCGGGCTACATTGTAACAATAGACCTTCCATATCCAATGTTTTTGAATTGGGAAACTAAAACTTATGTAAAAAAGATAAGCTGTCATAAATTGATCGCTGAAAAACTAATAGCCGTATTTCAAGACATTCTTGCTCATTATGGAATGCAAGAAATTAAAAGGTTACAATTAGATGATTTTGGAGGATGTTTCAATTATCGTTTAATGAGAGGAGGAACGGAATTATCTGTTCATTCTTGGGGATGCGCTATAGACTTAGATCCTGATAGGAATCTATTAAAAGAAACTTCTAAAACTGCAAGATTTGCACGACCAGAATATAAAGCAATGATTGATATTTTTTATAAACATGGATTTGAAAGTCTTGGCCGTGAAAAAAATTATGACTGGATGCATTTTCAAATTAAAGACTAA
- a CDS encoding major capsid protein, whose translation MLSILIQYIAAFKAMMKAVELRVNGSKDPLQYTFTTELKKEFSADMTWNTGSIDNTVVTVDFVAMDSDLPLAKWDKLGVATGEVPKFGKKIVLSERLLSDIDNMIAKSADTATVAEKLFSGAVKLVSGVAETMQFRYDQALSSGLMLVDDETNVGTGFRVNFRYPNSNKFGVVLPWSDPNAKPLNDISRILKAAKAKGDVISILKMDDATFDNFSRNNQVREQFAFYNNYVGAVQNVPSLDLEKVNLMLKNNSQFKIQIQIMDRTVTYERNGVRTTVPTWTPNKVVFLTSTKVGRLVWSKLAEASRPSKKVEYTFVDQYIMTKLWRDEEPFAENISVQGLALPIIDNVGSIYLLDAEEAVIDSQTEGDANFNYKTVNYTKTSVIAAINMATGKTTAKANNADTTLQKYINELTEEQVLIFEANIVASV comes from the coding sequence ATGTTAAGTATTTTAATTCAATACATCGCGGCCTTTAAGGCAATGATGAAAGCGGTCGAATTACGTGTAAATGGTTCAAAAGATCCTTTGCAATATACGTTCACAACTGAACTTAAGAAAGAGTTCAGCGCTGATATGACATGGAATACCGGAAGCATTGATAACACAGTTGTAACTGTTGATTTCGTTGCAATGGATTCTGATTTGCCTTTGGCAAAATGGGATAAATTAGGAGTAGCTACTGGTGAGGTTCCTAAGTTTGGTAAGAAAATCGTTCTCTCTGAAAGGCTTTTGAGCGATATCGACAATATGATTGCCAAAAGCGCAGACACTGCTACTGTTGCTGAAAAATTATTTTCAGGGGCAGTTAAGTTGGTATCTGGTGTTGCTGAAACAATGCAGTTCAGATATGATCAGGCATTATCTTCTGGTTTAATGTTGGTAGATGATGAAACTAATGTTGGTACAGGTTTCAGAGTTAACTTCCGATATCCAAATTCTAATAAATTTGGTGTTGTCTTGCCTTGGTCAGATCCTAATGCAAAACCATTGAACGATATATCACGTATTCTAAAAGCGGCAAAAGCAAAAGGAGATGTAATTTCAATCTTAAAGATGGATGATGCAACCTTTGATAACTTTTCAAGAAATAACCAGGTAAGAGAACAATTTGCATTTTACAACAATTACGTTGGTGCTGTTCAAAATGTGCCATCACTTGATTTGGAAAAAGTGAATTTAATGTTAAAGAATAACAGTCAGTTCAAAATTCAAATTCAGATTATGGACCGTACGGTAACTTACGAAAGAAATGGTGTAAGAACTACTGTTCCAACTTGGACACCAAACAAAGTTGTATTTCTTACTTCAACAAAAGTAGGCCGTCTTGTGTGGAGTAAATTAGCAGAAGCCAGTAGACCTTCCAAAAAGGTTGAATATACCTTTGTTGATCAATACATCATGACTAAGCTTTGGAGAGATGAAGAGCCATTCGCTGAAAACATTTCTGTTCAAGGTTTAGCACTTCCAATCATCGACAATGTTGGTAGTATCTACTTGCTAGATGCAGAAGAAGCTGTTATTGATTCTCAAACTGAAGGGGATGCCAATTTCAATTACAAAACTGTTAACTATACAAAAACTTCTGTGATTGCTGCTATTAATATGGCGACTGGAAAAACAACTGCTAAAGCAAATAATGCAGATACAACACTTCAGAAATACATCAACGAATTAACTGAAGAACAGGTATTGATTTTCGAAGCAAACATTGTAGCATCGGTATAG
- a CDS encoding phage portal protein produces MLDIKGGLTSNTEKTIEKLFASGKKPEDIQNIRKEFNNRDRSIRESQVGKTQKNKEVGTGAQQRTVVAVRIAINFAKKICRVATSFEVGKPVTLIPSETNKLSQLIKLLWKTNRIDSLLVRFVFQKKSETQSALQFYIADVKPGGLFMKIISFVGAKLGISSQNKEIKIALLENKNGNMAPYFDETGDMKAFSWKFTSRNDEDKDLENVMVWDDLTVYKLDNSTGKLTMSEGYPKPHGFDRIPIVYDNQDEPEWFDALDPVDRYETIISKLGGSNDRTAYPLMKLFGELSSFPEADDNGKILQFPIKVDEDSGKEIHGDAEFMTNPNGPDSIKLELETLEKAIYGITSTPDLSFDNVKGLGAISGIALKLMFLDAMIKASMNEGDNRTVVERIINIMMSGITKTTNTSLAVESKNLYYDVVFNSILPDDLKELVETMSSAKEAGLVATKTAVERLGLNEDIDEEMQMIASDAAIKEPLPVV; encoded by the coding sequence ATGTTAGATATTAAAGGAGGATTGACCTCAAATACAGAAAAGACAATTGAAAAATTGTTTGCTAGTGGCAAAAAGCCTGAAGATATTCAAAATATCAGAAAGGAATTTAACAATAGAGATAGATCTATTCGAGAAAGTCAGGTTGGTAAAACTCAAAAAAATAAAGAGGTTGGTACTGGGGCACAACAACGAACTGTAGTTGCTGTTCGTATTGCAATAAATTTTGCTAAAAAAATATGTCGAGTTGCAACTTCGTTTGAAGTAGGAAAACCAGTAACTCTTATTCCTTCAGAAACAAATAAACTATCACAGTTAATTAAATTACTGTGGAAAACGAACAGGATTGATAGTTTATTGGTAAGGTTTGTATTTCAGAAAAAATCAGAGACACAATCAGCCTTACAGTTTTATATTGCTGATGTAAAGCCTGGCGGACTATTTATGAAAATTATTTCTTTTGTTGGAGCGAAACTTGGCATTAGTTCTCAAAATAAAGAAATTAAGATTGCACTTCTCGAGAATAAAAACGGGAATATGGCACCCTACTTTGATGAGACTGGAGATATGAAAGCTTTTAGTTGGAAATTTACTTCAAGAAATGATGAGGATAAGGATCTTGAAAACGTAATGGTCTGGGATGACTTAACTGTTTACAAATTGGATAATTCAACTGGTAAATTAACAATGTCAGAGGGATACCCAAAACCTCATGGGTTTGATAGGATTCCAATTGTATATGATAATCAAGATGAACCGGAATGGTTTGATGCTTTAGATCCAGTTGATAGATATGAAACTATAATATCAAAACTCGGTGGCTCTAACGATCGTACAGCATATCCATTAATGAAGTTATTTGGTGAACTTAGTTCGTTTCCTGAAGCTGACGATAATGGAAAGATTTTGCAGTTCCCAATAAAAGTAGATGAAGATTCCGGAAAGGAAATTCATGGGGATGCTGAGTTTATGACAAACCCAAATGGCCCAGATAGTATTAAACTTGAACTTGAGACATTAGAAAAAGCAATTTATGGCATAACATCTACACCTGATTTATCTTTTGATAATGTAAAAGGGCTTGGTGCTATTTCTGGAATAGCATTAAAATTAATGTTTTTGGATGCCATGATAAAAGCTTCAATGAATGAAGGTGACAACAGAACTGTTGTTGAAAGGATAATTAATATTATGATGTCAGGAATCACTAAAACAACAAACACTTCATTAGCTGTAGAAAGCAAAAACCTTTACTATGATGTAGTTTTCAATAGTATTCTTCCCGATGATTTAAAGGAGTTGGTTGAGACTATGAGTTCTGCAAAAGAAGCTGGCCTTGTTGCTACAAAAACAGCTGTAGAGCGATTGGGACTTAACGAAGATATAGATGAAGAAATGCAAATGATTGCTTCAGATGCCGCAATAAAAGAGCCTTTGCCAGTAGTTTAG
- a CDS encoding phage terminase large subunit, translated as MSLTDSEILELEELLAARDIDMSRKRLTAVDEETNPNYTLLFNAIQNQKYEEIDGKSELVSGYRGAGLEGSSRSGKTWSGIDIIIWLCLFYEPKGCTINIYRETYNEFKTTLYDDFKRRLDDYGLPNKFKDNDEIKSFKIGNSKIFFIGDGKHGGGCDYAFFNEVMFIKKSVFDQVKMRCRKFWWADYNPSFTEHWFFDSVLNRPDVAFLRTTFKDNKFISAQERNEILITEPWKPGSYIVKDGVIQCYNKETNKVEPLSPTNQPLPHPENIRNGTADESYWRIYGLGLRGAMKGLIFPFVKWIDKFPEDKAPIYPNDFGFTTDPNTLVKYAEDEYNIWIEPLSYEPIETPEALSMLLESLGIDKSKDIIPCDSADKYTGENKGTVEMVKGLKKLKWINAYKISKTKSVMFWLASMKKKKIHIVKNHLYKEALKEQQNYKMREIAGISINQPLDKFNHIWDSARYGHIAHNSKPKTYTTNAETIKSVNY; from the coding sequence ATGTCATTAACAGATTCTGAAATATTAGAATTAGAGGAACTTTTGGCGGCACGTGATATTGATATGTCACGTAAACGCCTTACTGCTGTTGATGAGGAAACAAATCCGAATTATACTTTACTTTTCAATGCTATTCAAAACCAAAAATATGAAGAAATTGATGGCAAATCAGAATTAGTTTCCGGATATCGTGGCGCGGGTCTTGAAGGATCATCTCGTTCAGGTAAAACGTGGTCCGGGATTGATATTATTATTTGGTTATGCTTGTTTTATGAACCAAAAGGCTGCACAATCAATATCTATCGTGAAACCTACAATGAGTTTAAGACAACTCTTTATGATGACTTCAAGCGCCGATTAGATGACTATGGATTGCCAAACAAATTCAAAGATAATGATGAAATAAAATCATTTAAGATTGGCAATAGTAAGATCTTTTTTATTGGTGATGGAAAGCATGGTGGTGGGTGTGATTATGCATTCTTTAATGAGGTTATGTTTATCAAGAAATCAGTATTTGACCAGGTTAAGATGCGTTGTCGAAAATTCTGGTGGGCTGATTACAATCCATCTTTTACAGAACACTGGTTCTTTGATAGTGTCCTAAATCGTCCGGATGTTGCATTTTTAAGAACAACATTTAAAGACAACAAATTCATTTCTGCTCAGGAAAGAAACGAAATTCTAATTACTGAACCGTGGAAACCGGGTTCATACATTGTCAAAGACGGTGTTATTCAATGTTACAATAAAGAAACTAATAAGGTTGAACCGTTATCTCCGACCAATCAACCGTTGCCACATCCTGAAAATATAAGGAATGGTACTGCTGATGAAAGTTATTGGCGAATTTATGGTCTGGGTCTAAGAGGTGCAATGAAAGGATTGATTTTTCCATTTGTAAAATGGATTGATAAGTTTCCAGAGGATAAAGCTCCGATATATCCAAATGACTTTGGCTTCACTACTGATCCAAACACTTTAGTTAAATATGCCGAAGATGAATATAACATATGGATTGAACCATTAAGTTATGAACCAATTGAAACTCCTGAAGCACTATCAATGCTTCTTGAAAGTTTAGGAATTGATAAGTCAAAGGATATTATTCCTTGTGATTCGGCCGATAAATATACGGGAGAAAACAAGGGAACTGTTGAGATGGTTAAGGGTTTAAAAAAACTTAAATGGATCAATGCTTACAAAATAAGTAAAACTAAATCAGTTATGTTTTGGTTGGCTTCAATGAAAAAGAAGAAGATTCATATTGTGAAAAATCATCTATATAAGGAAGCTTTAAAGGAACAACAGAATTATAAGATGCGTGAAATCGCAGGTATTTCAATTAATCAACCTTTAGACAAATTCAATCACATATGGGATAGTGCAAGGTATGGTCATATTGCTCATAACTCAAAACCTAAAACTTATACCACAAATGCAGAAACAATTAAATCAGTAAATTATTAG